In the genome of Dromiciops gliroides isolate mDroGli1 chromosome 1, mDroGli1.pri, whole genome shotgun sequence, the window CACCTGAATATTCTGTTGTCAGGGCAAATggaacatgttcaaaacagaattcattatcttactCCCTAAAACTGTTGCTCCTTCAACTTTCCCTATATCTGTTGAAGACATACATAGCTCATGCCCTCACAGTCAGCTTTAAATCATTCCTTTACCTTATCCTCCATATCCTATCAGTTACCAAGTTAAGTTTTTTCAATTCTATCCCCACTGCAACTCCAATTAGTCTTCTCTCTCCACTGCAAGGCCACCATCCTAGTTCGTGCCCTTCTCCCCTATCATCTTGAGTATTTCTAATTGGTCTTTCTGTTTCCAGTCAATCTCATTTTCAATCACATAAGCTGCCCAAATAATCTTCTTGAGGTATAGGTCTGGTAATATTATTCCCCTGATCAAAATTCTTTAGTGGTTCGCTtgttacctttaggatcaaatatcaatTCCTCAGCCTATAAGATCCTATATAACCTGGGTCCAACCCACCTTTCTAAACTTAGTTCACATTACCCTCCCTTCCATGTATGCCATATATGTGACTATTGGCAGTTCCCcgaattcttcattttattttcagccTTCATGTAATTTACACAATCCAACTCTTTGCAATGACTGCAaagtcttcttcctcatctctaactcTCAGAAATTTTTATGTTCTTTCCAGGTTtagctcagaggcttcttcctTAGTGAAGGCTAGCTTGGTCCTCCCTATGGTCAGTAAGGACTTTGTCCCACCTCAAACTATCTTGTATCTATGTTGTATcctcctaatagaatgtaagctccttgagaacaaggactgtcaAGCTTTTACCTTTCTATTTCCAGAATCTGGCACATCACCTTGCAAAGAGTAAGTCATATACTGAAATGAATTGCTGAAGTCTAATCCCTATTCCACAAGTAAATATAGCTATAATTTTTCCCTTAAGAGCCccctggggggcggctaggtggcgcagtggatagagcaccggtcctggattcaggagtacctgagttcaaatccggcctcagacacttgacacttaccagctgtgtgaccctgggcaagtcacttaacccccattgccctgccaaaaaaaaaaaaaaaagagcccccTCTCTTCAGGCAATCTGTATTCCACTTAGGGTGCTTAGCAGGCAGTGacatttctcctctctcccactaGACTACAAGCTCTCTGTGGGCAGGGTCTTATTCACCTTTGTATATTCCCCCAAAGCGCCCAGCACATAgcagcactcaataaatactcgCAGAAAGAGTAAATGGAGCCAGAGAATTGATGGAGGAGAAACCGCCCTGGATATGGAACCTCTGGTCTTACTTCCTGAGGGAGAGGCATCACCGTCCACTTCGCTGAGTTACCCTGAGGGCCACTGACTCTCTCCATCTGCTCTGCAGCTGAAAGCTCGAATATGGGctctctccccccattagaatgggagatCCTTCTGTTTGTCACCCCATGGCTTTGCATACAGTAAGCGTCTAATAAATGCCCTCGTTCGCCCAAACCGTGGCTCTCTGGGCCAGTTTACAAACTAAGGGGGCCGATCCCCCTCGAGACTCAGCTCCGAGACCACCCTGGGGAGGCAGACGGCCTTTCCCGTTCCCCTCCCCTCGCACCCTTCCCCCAGGCTCCCCGGAGGAACTTGCACTTCCGCTCGCTCCATGGGTCCTCAGCCGGAGCCGAGGCTCCCCTTCGAGTGGgagccccggggggggggggcaggggcagagaTTTTACTACCTGACGAGTGACCTCCCCACTTCCCAGCCTGGGGGTGACCGGGgcaattctccctccctcccccctcccggaAGTGCTCCAGAAGTGGGGAGATCGTCTCCTCTGGGCCCAGCTGCCAAAGGGCGCCCCCACTCTTTGGGGGTGCAGGGCCGGGGTCACGGATGGAGGCCCGGCGCGAGGTCGGGGTGTGGCCGGGGGTGGACAGTGCGGGTTGTGGGGCAAGGGGGCAGCCGCCTCCACCGACTCCCGTCAGGCGCAGCCCTCTCTCCCGGGCGCTCACCGAACGAGTTAAGGAAGTCCGCGATCTTCTTGATGCTGCTGGTGATGACCTCGATGTACTCGCGGTTTGCCCAGTCCTGGTGGATCTCCCGCTGCACCGGATCCTCCTGCCCCGCCATGGCCCCCACCCGACCCAGCGCGCTTGCGCCGCCCACGCCGGAAGCGAGCTCTTGGCTCCGGCCCCGATGGCTCCCGGAAGACGGAGGAGCCGACGGCAATGCGCGTGCGCACTCTGAAGGCCGCCCCCGCCTGACTCTGCAGAGAACCTGGGAGGGAGGGGGTCATGCGCTCagcgggggaggagggggggcgGGGCGCCCAGCTGTTGACGGCCGTTAGGGGGAGCGCGCGTGCGCCGGCCCGACCCGGCCACCTTGGCTTCCAAGGTCTCGGACTGAACTTGGGCCAAACCTAGACCTCTGTGGAAAGAGCTGAAGAAGCGTTGCCCCTCGTGCAGCCAACCCTTGAGCTCACTTTCCAAGTGCCCTTCGAAAGTGGCAGGGTGGCGCAGTGGTTCAAGTCCCGGAGCCCTGGGTTCTAGCTGCCTCTgccacatcctggctgtgtgaccctgggcaagtcatctaacctctctgtgCACCAAACAACTCACACTAAAACCCAGGGAGAGGAAACCCCTATAGCAGGGACATCACAGTTTCCGACCCCCTAAAAGTGGCATTcaaggggcagcttggtagcgcagtacataaagcaccggccctggattcaggaggacctgagttcaaatccaacctcagacacttgacacttactagctgtgggaccctgggcaagtcacttaacccttattgccccgcaaaaaagtaGTGTCACTggttggaaaaagagaaaaggacccgcTGCTGCCTATTCATAAACAATAAGAATTGTAACTGACATATCCAGtaacatgtattaaacacctactatgtgccaggcactgtgctaagcgctgggaatacaaaaagaggcaaaagatgatcCCTGCTCACAAAGGGATTACGGTCAAATAGGGGAGAAAACTACCGTGTAAACACATGTGATCAAAGGAAGCTATACACAGAATGATTAGGAAATAATTGATATGTAATATGAGTTTGGGGCTTGTGTCCCTTCTTTGCTGAAgcctttcctctttaaaattcATTGTCACACAATTCTGaaggtctcatgatgaaaaatgccatccacatacagagaaaggactcatggaatctgaatgcagatggaagcatactttgggggggaggggcagtgagggttaaatgacttgcccagggtcacacagctagtaagggtcaagtgtctgaggctgcatttgaattcagggagtcctgaatccagggccggtgctttatcctctgtgccacctagctgccccctatacatacttttaaaaaaaactttattttccttggtttggtttggttttgggtttttttggtctgtgttttcttttacaacgtgactaatatgaaaataagttttgcatgactgcacatgtataacccatatcatattgcttgctttctcagtgaagGGGGGGGatgtgaggaagggagaaagagaatctgGATTCCCAAATTTTTTaagatgaagattaaaaaaaatgtttacatgtaattggaaaaaaatcatgaaaaaaaattcgtTGTCCCAGGTGATGGTCGCTCTCtaggaggtgggaggagggattCCTGGGGAAATGAGATGTAGAAATCAAAAATACAGCCCTAAACCTGTATCACAATGAACTCAAgcctaagatttacaaagtgctttccttacctCACGGAATCTCAGAGCCGGAAGGATTTCCAGCATCCAGGGGGTCCAGTCTGTGCCAAAATAAGAAACCCCTCCACAGCATTCAAGGCAGGGGATCATTCTGGTTATTAAGAAGTagagagtggcagctaggtggcgcagtggataaagcactggccttggattcaggaggacctgagttcaaattcagcatcagacacttgacacttaactagctgtgtgaccctgagcaagtcacttaaccctcactgccctgcaaaaaacaaaacaacaacaacaaaaaaagtagagagAGGTCGGTgtttgagtcagaggacttggccTCAAATTGGTGACcgtctgagtctgtttcctcttttgtaagatTTCAGGAGGTCAGACTACactggcttctaaggtcccttccaaacttAAAATGTCTGGTTCTATGACATTTTGCCATATCACAAGgctaaatctttcttttcttttcttttttttggggggggcgggggagggaggcaattggggtcaagtgacttgcccagggtcacacagctagtaagtattaagtgtctgaggtcagatttgaactcaggtcctcctgaatccaggactggtgctctatccactgcaccacgtagctgcccctaaggcTAAATCTAAGATGCCCCCAGGCATCTTCTACCTATTGCTTCTTTTT includes:
- the BRK1 gene encoding protein BRICK1, with the translated sequence MAGQEDPVQREIHQDWANREYIEVITSSIKKIADFLNSFDMSCRSRLATLNEKLTALERRIEYIEARVTKGETLT